TCGGCATCGGCGGGTGGCGGAAGCGGGCGCATTCGGCGCAGCGCTGGATGCGCAGTTCGCGCCCGTCGATGAAATCCCAGTACGCCTGATCGTCCGGCGTGGGCGTGGGCAGGGGCGTACCTTCGGGCAGATAGCTCATCGCCGGGATCCGTCCGTCACGAGCCTGCCGGTGCCGGCCAGGAGCCGTCGGCGAAGTCGGCGGTGTGCGCGCCGGGCTGCGCGCCGGGGCGCAGCTCTCCGGGCGTCCGCTCGAAACGCCACGGCACGCCGGCAACGTCGATCGCGCCCCAGTCCTTCGTCTGGAAGGTCGTGAGCATCTCGTTCTCGAGATAGTGCACGTTGTGGCGGAACTCGTCGTAGCCGGTGAACAGCGCCGCCGGCACGCCGGAGCGGCGCAGGAGGTCGAGCCAGTACTGCGCGGGGTGGGTGATGAACGCGGCATCGAGGATCTCGATCAGCGCGGCCCGGTTGCGGATGCGGTCCGGATTGCGGGCGAAGCGGGCATCGTCGGCGAGTTCGGGCCGGCCGATCGCGTTGCAGAGCGCTCGCCATTCGCGCCGCGAGCTGGCGGTGACCGCAAGCGGAATGTCCTGGGTCCGGAACGCCTGGTCGGGCACGAGATAGGTCACGGCGCTGCCCATCGGGGTCGGGGTCGAGCCCGACAGGTGCTCGGCGATCCGCACGCGCTGCAACGTCAGCGAGGCTTCGATCATCGTCACCTCGACCAGCTTGCCCTTGCCGGTCTTGCTGCGCTGGAGCAGGGCGGCGAGCACGCCTTCGACGATGCACATCGCCGTCGTGCAGTCGAAATGCCCGTACCAGCGCCAGCGCTGCAGCTTGCCTCCCGGCACGCCGTTGACGGAGCAGGAGCCGGTGAACGGCTGAAGGTGGGGATCGGTCGCGCCGACGCCGACCATCGGTCCCTCCCGGCCGAAGCCGGAGGCGGAGGCATAGACGAGCCGGGGGTTGAGGGCCGAGAGCTCGGCATAGCCGACACCGATCCGGTCGGCGACACCCGGCCGGAAGTTTTCGATGAAGACGTCCGCCTGCCCGGCAAGGCGCTGGGCGGTCGCGCGTTCCTCGGGCTGCTTCAGGTCGAGGACGATCGCGCGCTTGTTGAAGTTCATCGACACGTAGGTCGTGCTGAGGCCTTTCTTGCGCGGCGTGATGTTGCGGATGAAGTCTCCCTGCGGAGATTCGAGTTTCACCACGTCGGCGCCGAGCTGCCCGAGCAGGGTGCCGGCCCAGGGTCCGACGGCGCCCATGCTCGCGTCGAGCACGCGCAGTCCGGCCAACGGTCCTTTCAACTTGCTCATCTGTCGGGGCTCCAGATCGAAAGAGATCGACGCGTCGTTCATGGCCGGTCCAGTTCGGCGAGAATTGCCGATCGGTGCTCGTCGAGGCGGGGCGCGCGGATATACGCGTCGCGCCGGGTTTCGCCTTCGAAGCGGAACGGAATGCCGATCTGGCGCGAGACGGCGTCGGGGCCGTCCTCGACATCGACGAGCGGCTGCAGCAGCCTGACCTGCTCGTTGTCGAGGACCTCGGCGTAGTTCTGGAACTTGACCGATATGCCGCCGAGATCGTTGATCAGCTTGCTGATCTCGGCGCAGGTCATGCGGGCGAAGACCTCGCGGTACGGCCCGCCATGGGTGAAACGCCGATCGCCGAGATAGATGGTCGAACGCCAGTCCTCGTATTCGGGGTCGTCCACCAGATGGCCGAGGCCGATCGCCTCGCAGAACCTGGCCCAGGCGGCGCGCTGCCCGTGCCGGAAGTCGAAGGTGACCTGGCCATCGCTGGCGTCCCAGCCGGTGTCCGCCGGCCAGCGCGGGCCGTTCAGATGAAACCCCGTCCAGTCGTCGGTGCCGCCACTCTGGGCCGCGAAAAGGATCGTCTTCATCGACAGGATGCTGCCGAGGGCGCTCACCTCGAAATACTGGCCCTTGCCGCTGGCTTCCCGCTCGATCAGCGCGGCGACGACGCCCTGGAAGGCGTGCATCGCCGTCGCCTGGCCGACGATCTCGAAGCCGACGCGGCAGGGCGTGCCGCCACGGTCGCCGACATAGCGGGTAAAGCCCGACATGGCCTGCACGGTGAGCTCGGAGCCCGGCAGGCCGGCGAAACGTCCGCGGCTCCCCATGTCGTTGATCTCGCACACGACAAGCCGCGGGTGTTCCTGTGCCGTCCGCTGCCAGTCGATGGCGCTCGGAGCGGCCGGGTCCTCGTGGACGAACAGCACGTCCGCGCCCGCCAGAAGCCGGTCGAGCGTCGCGCGATCGCCGCCGCTCGTCAGGTCGAGCGCTATGCTGCGCTTGCCGCGATTCATGTGGTGGAATATCGCGGCGTCGTCGCTGCCCGGGATCGGCAGTCCCCATTCGCGCGCGCGGTCGCCATCGGACGTCGGGAACGACCGGACAGCCGAAAGGCGTGGTGCGCGACACAGGCGGCCATGTCGTCGCCCTCAACTGGTCGATGAAGGCGGTCTACGGGATCGGGCCGGGCGAGGTCTTCTGGGCCGCGTCCGACATCGGCTGGGTGGTCGGCCATTCCTACATCGTCTACGCGCCGCTGTTCGCCGGCTGCGCCACGGTCCTCTACGAGGGCAAGCCGGTGGGAACGCCGGATGCCGGCGCGTTCTGGCGGGTGATCGACAGCCACGACGTCAGGGTGCTGTTCGCCGCGCCGACGGCCCTGCGCGCGATCATCCGCGACGATCCGGACGGCCTGCATCTGCAGCGCCACGATCTCAGCCGTTTCCGCTTCCTGTTCCTGGCCGGCGAGCGTTCGGACCCGCACTCGGTCGCCTGGGCGGAGGACAAGCTCCAGGTGCCGGTCATCGACCATTGGTGGCAGACCGAGACGGGATGGGCGATCACCGCCAACCCGGCCGGGCTCGGGCTGCTGCCCGTCAAGCGCGGCTCGCCCGGCGTTCCCATGCCGGGATATGCGATCGACATCCTGTCGGACGAGGGCGAGGTCCTGCCCGCCGGCACGCTCGGCAACGTCGCGATCCGCATGCCGCTGCCGCCGAGCTGCCTGCCGACGCTCTGGAACGCCGAGGCCCGCATGCGCTCGGCCTATCTGGATCGCTTCCCCGGCTACTACAACACGGCGGACGCCGGCATCCTCGACGAGGACGGCTACGTCTACATCATGGCCCGCACGGACGATGTCATCAACGTCGCCGGCCACCGCCTGTCCACCGGCGCGCTGGAGGAGGTCATCGCCAGCCACCCCGCCGTCGCTGAATGCGCAGTGGTGGGGGTCGAGGACCCGCTGAAGGGCCAGGTGCCGTGGGGCTTCGTCGTGCGCAAGGCGAACGCCGGGGCCTCCGATGCCATCGAGGGCGAGATCGTTGCGCTGGTGCGCGAGCGCATCGGCCCCGTGGCGGCGTTGAAGACGGTTCTCGTCGTCGACCGGCTGCCCAAGACCCGGTCCGGCAAGATCCTGCGCGGCACCATGCAGAAGATCGCGGACGGCGCGGAATGGAAGATGCCCGCCGCGATCGAGGACCCGGCCGCGCTGGACGCTGTCACCGACACGATCGCCGCCCACAGGGCGCGCGTCACCCGAACGAATGGGAAGGAGCAGGCATGAAGAAGGGTTACAAGCAGATGCTGGAAGAGGCGCGCGCCAGGATTCGCACGCTGCCGGTCGACGAGGCGCTCGGGTTGCAGGGCAGGGACGATGTCGTCTTCGTCGATCTGCGCGATCCGCGCGAGGTCGAGCGGGAAGGGCGCATTCCCGGCGCCTTCCATTGCACCCGCGGCATGCTCGAATTCTGGATCGACCCCGAGAGCCCCTATCACAAGCCCGTCTTCGCCGAGGATAAGCAGTTCGTCTTCTACTGCGCGTCGGGATGGCGTTCCGCGCTTGCGACGCAGACCGCGCTCGAGATGGGGCTGGAACGCGCCGCGCATATCGAAGGCGGCTTCACGGCCTGGCGCGACACCGGCGGCCCGACCGAAACCCCGCAACGCAAGAAATGAACGACCAACCCGAAAGGACTTGAAAATGCTGAAATGGAAGGAATACCGCGCCAACGTCAAGAAGCGCGTCGGCGATCTCGGCAAGGCCGCGCCGGAGGTCGTCAAGGGCTACAGCGCGCTGGCCACCTCCGGCGACAAGGCCGTGCATCTCGACGGCAAGACCCGCGAGCTGATCGCCCTCGCGGTCGCCGTGACGACACGCTGCGACGGCTGCATCGCCAGCCATGTCGAGGCCGCCGTCAAGTTCGGTGCCACCAAGGAAGAGATATCGGAGGCTCTCGGCGTCGCGATCGCCCTCAATGCCGGGGCGGCGCTCGTCTATTCCGCC
The window above is part of the Aquamicrobium sp. genome. Proteins encoded here:
- a CDS encoding CaiB/BaiF CoA transferase family protein, coding for MSKLKGPLAGLRVLDASMGAVGPWAGTLLGQLGADVVKLESPQGDFIRNITPRKKGLSTTYVSMNFNKRAIVLDLKQPEERATAQRLAGQADVFIENFRPGVADRIGVGYAELSALNPRLVYASASGFGREGPMVGVGATDPHLQPFTGSCSVNGVPGGKLQRWRWYGHFDCTTAMCIVEGVLAALLQRSKTGKGKLVEVTMIEASLTLQRVRIAEHLSGSTPTPMGSAVTYLVPDQAFRTQDIPLAVTASSRREWRALCNAIGRPELADDARFARNPDRIRNRAALIEILDAAFITHPAQYWLDLLRRSGVPAALFTGYDEFRHNVHYLENEMLTTFQTKDWGAIDVAGVPWRFERTPGELRPGAQPGAHTADFADGSWPAPAGS
- a CDS encoding CoA transferase — protein: MCRAPRLSAVRSFPTSDGDRAREWGLPIPGSDDAAIFHHMNRGKRSIALDLTSGGDRATLDRLLAGADVLFVHEDPAAPSAIDWQRTAQEHPRLVVCEINDMGSRGRFAGLPGSELTVQAMSGFTRYVGDRGGTPCRVGFEIVGQATAMHAFQGVVAALIEREASGKGQYFEVSALGSILSMKTILFAAQSGGTDDWTGFHLNGPRWPADTGWDASDGQVTFDFRHGQRAAWARFCEAIGLGHLVDDPEYEDWRSTIYLGDRRFTHGGPYREVFARMTCAEISKLINDLGGISVKFQNYAEVLDNEQVRLLQPLVDVEDGPDAVSRQIGIPFRFEGETRRDAYIRAPRLDEHRSAILAELDRP
- a CDS encoding rhodanese-like domain-containing protein, translated to MKKGYKQMLEEARARIRTLPVDEALGLQGRDDVVFVDLRDPREVEREGRIPGAFHCTRGMLEFWIDPESPYHKPVFAEDKQFVFYCASGWRSALATQTALEMGLERAAHIEGGFTAWRDTGGPTETPQRKK
- a CDS encoding carboxymuconolactone decarboxylase family protein: MLKWKEYRANVKKRVGDLGKAAPEVVKGYSALATSGDKAVHLDGKTRELIALAVAVTTRCDGCIASHVEAAVKFGATKEEISEALGVAIALNAGAALVYSARVIDCFDEMSAGA